A single genomic interval of Streptomyces sp. NBC_00663 harbors:
- the hypE gene encoding hydrogenase expression/formation protein HypE — protein sequence MSIQCPTPHHDDEVVLLGHGAGGRLTAELLDQLVLPSLGGDTGPLEDAALLPGYRELVISTDSFVVSPLFFPGGDIGSLAVHGTVNDLAMRGAWPIALSVSLIVEEGLPMAELRAVMASLGKAAQEAGVPVVTGDTKVVGRGAADRLFVNTTGVGQRHGSLHPSAALARPGDAVLLSGPIGLHGTTVLSTREGLGFESDIASDSRPLHRLVLALAPNGPAIHVLRDPTRGGLAAALNEIARDSAVTVEIEESAVPVPEAVASACDLLGLDPLIVANEGCLIAFVTADAADDVLLAMRSLPEGAHAVRIGEVTAREPHGRVVLRTMVGARRIVEMPLGEQLPRIC from the coding sequence ATGAGCATCCAATGCCCCACCCCGCACCATGACGACGAGGTGGTCCTGCTCGGCCACGGCGCCGGCGGACGGCTCACCGCCGAGCTGCTCGACCAACTCGTCCTGCCGTCCCTGGGCGGCGACACGGGTCCTCTGGAGGACGCGGCGCTGCTGCCCGGCTACCGCGAACTGGTGATCAGCACGGACAGCTTCGTCGTCAGTCCGCTGTTCTTCCCCGGCGGGGACATCGGGTCCCTCGCCGTGCACGGCACCGTCAACGACCTCGCGATGCGGGGTGCGTGGCCGATCGCGCTGTCCGTCTCCCTCATCGTCGAGGAGGGGCTGCCGATGGCCGAACTGCGTGCCGTCATGGCGTCGTTGGGGAAGGCGGCGCAGGAGGCCGGGGTGCCGGTGGTCACCGGAGACACCAAGGTGGTCGGGCGCGGCGCGGCCGACCGGCTGTTCGTGAACACCACGGGCGTCGGGCAGCGGCACGGCTCGCTGCATCCGTCCGCCGCCCTCGCCCGGCCCGGCGACGCGGTGCTGCTGTCCGGGCCGATCGGGCTGCACGGCACGACCGTGCTGAGCACGCGTGAGGGTCTCGGCTTCGAGAGCGACATCGCCTCGGACAGCCGTCCCCTGCACCGTCTCGTCCTGGCGCTGGCACCGAACGGCCCCGCCATCCATGTCCTGCGCGACCCGACGCGAGGCGGCCTCGCCGCGGCCCTCAACGAGATCGCCCGCGACTCCGCCGTCACCGTCGAGATCGAGGAGAGCGCGGTCCCCGTTCCCGAAGCGGTGGCCTCCGCCTGTGACCTGCTGGGCCTCGACCCGCTCATCGTCGCCAACGAGGGCTGCTTGATCGCCTTCGTCACCGCCGACGCGGCCGACGACGTCCTCTTGGCGATGCGGTCCCTGCCCGAGGGCGCGCACGCGGTACGGATCGGTGAGGTGACCGCGCGGGAGCCGCACGGGAGGGTGGTCCTGCGGACCATGGTGGGGGCGCGGCGGATCGTGGAGATGCCGTTGGGCGAGCAGCTTCCGAGGATCTGCTGA
- a CDS encoding CBS domain-containing protein has translation MSESPYTVSDVMTHTVVAVGRDASFKEVVGLIDQWKVSALPVLEGEGRVVGVVSEADLLPKEEAKGRDEESLDLAERAKAAALTAGELMSTPAVTVHADAAVAEAARIMARRHVKRLPVVDRVGMLQGVVSRGDLLKVFLRPDEEIADEIVHTVLTRLPVTTPLSVTVTDGVATLEGAAAERTYLPIVARAVRAVEGVVDVRLELTHR, from the coding sequence ATGTCTGAATCCCCCTACACCGTGAGCGATGTCATGACCCACACGGTGGTCGCCGTCGGACGCGATGCGTCCTTCAAAGAGGTCGTCGGCCTGATCGACCAGTGGAAGGTCAGCGCCCTGCCGGTACTGGAGGGTGAGGGGCGGGTCGTCGGTGTGGTCTCCGAGGCCGACCTGCTGCCCAAGGAGGAGGCCAAGGGCCGGGACGAGGAGTCCCTCGACCTCGCCGAGCGGGCCAAGGCCGCGGCGCTCACCGCCGGTGAGCTGATGAGCACCCCCGCGGTGACCGTGCACGCGGACGCCGCGGTCGCCGAGGCCGCCCGCATCATGGCGCGCCGGCACGTGAAGCGGCTGCCGGTCGTGGACCGCGTCGGCATGCTCCAGGGCGTGGTCAGCCGCGGCGACCTGCTGAAGGTCTTCCTGCGCCCCGACGAGGAGATCGCCGACGAGATCGTCCACACCGTGCTGACCCGACTGCCGGTCACCACTCCCCTGTCCGTCACCGTCACCGACGGTGTCGCCACCCTGGAAGGCGCCGCGGCCGAGCGCACCTACCTGCCCATCGTGGCCCGTGCGGTGCGGGCGGTGGAAGGAGTCGTGGACGTCCGGCTGGAGCTCACCCACCGATGA
- a CDS encoding oxidoreductase yields the protein MTPTLAVFKLASCDGCQLTLLDCEDELLALAGQVEISHFLEASSAVTGGPYDLSLVEGSVTTAADAERIRSIRAASRRLVTIGACATAGGIQALRNLADVDAYRRVVYAHPEYIDTLATSTPVSAHVDVDFELRGCPIDRRQLIEVITAFLAGRRPDVPNHSVCFECKRRGTVCVTVAHGTPCLGPVTHAGCGALCPAYQRGCFGCFGPSGSVNLPALIPLLRRDGLDEDAVGRFLHTFNTTAFEEELAP from the coding sequence ATGACACCCACCCTCGCCGTGTTCAAACTGGCCTCGTGCGACGGCTGCCAGCTCACCCTGCTGGACTGCGAGGACGAACTCCTGGCGCTGGCGGGCCAGGTGGAGATCTCGCACTTCCTGGAGGCGTCCAGCGCGGTGACGGGCGGACCCTACGACCTGTCCCTCGTCGAGGGCTCGGTCACCACGGCCGCGGACGCCGAGCGCATCCGCTCGATCCGTGCCGCTTCCCGCCGTCTGGTGACCATCGGGGCGTGCGCGACAGCCGGCGGAATCCAGGCCCTCAGAAACCTCGCGGACGTCGACGCCTACCGGCGTGTGGTGTACGCGCACCCCGAGTACATCGACACCCTCGCCACCTCCACGCCCGTGTCCGCCCATGTCGACGTCGACTTCGAACTGCGCGGCTGCCCGATCGACAGACGGCAGCTCATCGAGGTCATCACCGCCTTCCTCGCCGGACGCCGACCGGACGTGCCCAACCACAGCGTCTGCTTCGAGTGCAAGCGGCGCGGCACGGTCTGCGTCACCGTCGCCCACGGCACCCCCTGCCTGGGGCCGGTCACGCACGCCGGGTGCGGGGCGCTGTGTCCGGCGTACCAGCGGGGCTGCTTCGGCTGCTTCGGGCCCTCCGGGTCCGTGAACCTGCCCGCGCTGATCCCGCTGCTGCGCCGCGACGGTCTCGACGAGGACGCCGTGGGGCGGTTCCTGCACACCTTCAACACAACCGCGTTCGAGGAGGAGTTGGCGCCGTGA
- a CDS encoding Acg family FMN-binding oxidoreductase, protein MTERELDPKTVTSLIADATAAPSMHNAQPWRFRFVTGERLLVLRADLSRAMPRSDADNRALHIGCGAALFNLRVAAAHAGLSPRVRLLPDAGDPLALAAVHLPDAGVGPGADDLVRLYPVIGRRHTSRYPFEDKDLPDDVQDTLRAAAAQEGAELLFPGPWHVETVLDLVSDAESRDVLDPAGREDLQRWTRLGPEADVATDGVPEYAFGPRRRDGRAPLRDFAGRRPVADRGTVSFENRPHLALLSTPGDTAADWLRAGQALERVLLEATAAGLAGALTSHPLETRELRTLVRDPVAGRGPVQMVLRLGYGPQGPATPRRPVRDVLDVT, encoded by the coding sequence ATGACAGAGCGCGAGCTGGACCCGAAGACGGTGACCTCGCTGATCGCCGACGCGACGGCGGCACCGTCGATGCACAACGCCCAGCCCTGGAGGTTCCGCTTCGTCACCGGCGAGCGCCTCCTGGTGCTGCGCGCCGACCTGAGCCGGGCCATGCCCCGCTCCGACGCCGACAACAGGGCGCTGCACATCGGTTGCGGTGCGGCGCTGTTCAACCTGCGCGTGGCCGCCGCGCACGCGGGCCTGTCGCCGCGGGTCCGGTTGCTGCCGGACGCGGGCGACCCGCTGGCGCTGGCCGCCGTCCATCTGCCGGATGCGGGTGTCGGACCCGGCGCGGACGACCTGGTGCGGCTGTATCCCGTGATCGGGCGACGGCACACCAGCCGTTACCCCTTCGAGGACAAGGACCTCCCGGACGACGTACAGGACACACTGCGGGCGGCGGCCGCCCAGGAGGGCGCCGAGCTGCTGTTCCCCGGGCCCTGGCATGTCGAGACCGTCCTGGACCTGGTCAGTGACGCCGAGAGCCGTGACGTCCTCGACCCGGCGGGCAGGGAGGACCTGCAACGGTGGACCCGGCTCGGCCCGGAGGCCGACGTCGCCACCGACGGCGTACCCGAGTACGCCTTCGGGCCGCGCCGGCGGGACGGCCGCGCGCCGTTGCGGGACTTCGCAGGCCGCCGCCCGGTGGCCGACCGCGGCACCGTCTCCTTCGAGAACAGGCCGCATCTGGCGCTGCTGTCCACGCCCGGAGACACCGCGGCCGACTGGCTGCGCGCCGGGCAGGCCCTCGAACGTGTCCTGCTGGAGGCCACGGCGGCAGGACTGGCCGGGGCGCTGACCTCCCATCCGCTGGAGACCCGCGAGCTGCGCACGCTCGTCCGCGATCCGGTGGCGGGCCGGGGACCCGTCCAGATGGTGCTGCGCCTCGGCTACGGGCCGCAGGGCCCGGCAACACCCCGCCGTCCCGTGCGGGACGTCCTGGACGTCACCTGA
- a CDS encoding Ni/Fe hydrogenase subunit alpha, translating into MTHRGSRVLHVGSLSRVEGEGALRLRVHDGTVTEARLEIYEPPRFFEAFLRGRSYTEPPDITARVCGICPVAYQMSACAAIEDACGVTVDPVIRELRRLLYCGEWIESQALHIYLLHAPDFLGRASAIELARTHRADVERGLRLKKAGNSVMELLGGRAVHPVNVRLGGFHRVPTRQELRPLREQLTQALDDAWETVRWVAGFEFPDARVEADLLALAEPDTYAIEGGTPTVLRDDGVETAFPTGDFTEHVTETHVARSTALHSRLDGRLHLTGSLARFAISGARLSPVAREAAVAAGLGDPREGAVCRNPFRSILVRAVETLYAVDEALRIIGTYEPPERPYTDVPSVPGVGHGATEAPRGLLYHRYELDADGLITDARMVPPTAQNQGAIEDDLRRIAQRALAEQGMDDAALTHLCERAIRNHDPCISCSTHFLDLTVVRTAGDTAGGSDV; encoded by the coding sequence GTGACGCACCGAGGATCCCGTGTCCTGCACGTCGGCTCGCTGTCCCGGGTCGAGGGCGAGGGCGCGCTGCGCCTGCGGGTGCACGACGGGACGGTCACCGAGGCACGGCTGGAGATCTACGAACCGCCCCGGTTCTTCGAGGCGTTTCTGCGCGGGCGCTCGTACACCGAGCCGCCCGACATCACCGCCCGGGTGTGCGGAATCTGCCCGGTGGCCTACCAGATGAGCGCGTGCGCGGCGATCGAGGACGCCTGCGGGGTCACCGTCGACCCGGTGATCCGCGAGCTTCGCCGGCTGCTGTACTGCGGCGAGTGGATCGAGAGCCAGGCCCTGCACATCTACCTCCTGCACGCCCCGGACTTCCTGGGCCGGGCGAGCGCGATCGAACTGGCCCGCACGCACCGGGCCGACGTCGAACGGGGGCTGCGCCTGAAGAAGGCGGGCAACTCGGTGATGGAGCTGCTCGGCGGACGAGCCGTGCATCCGGTGAACGTCCGTCTCGGCGGCTTCCACCGGGTACCGACCCGGCAGGAACTCCGGCCGCTGCGCGAGCAGTTGACGCAAGCACTCGACGACGCCTGGGAGACCGTGCGCTGGGTGGCCGGATTCGAGTTCCCGGACGCCCGCGTCGAGGCCGACCTGCTGGCGCTGGCCGAGCCGGACACGTACGCCATCGAGGGCGGGACCCCGACGGTGCTGCGCGACGACGGGGTCGAAACCGCCTTCCCCACAGGGGACTTCACCGAACACGTCACCGAGACCCATGTCGCGCGCTCCACCGCACTGCACTCCCGGCTCGACGGCCGGCTCCATCTCACCGGCTCCCTCGCCCGGTTCGCGATCAGCGGGGCGCGTCTGTCGCCGGTGGCGCGGGAGGCGGCCGTGGCGGCCGGGCTCGGCGATCCCCGCGAAGGCGCGGTGTGCCGCAATCCGTTCCGGTCGATCCTGGTGCGGGCCGTGGAGACGCTGTACGCCGTCGACGAGGCCCTGCGGATCATCGGGACGTACGAACCACCCGAGCGCCCGTACACGGACGTGCCGTCGGTCCCGGGCGTCGGACACGGCGCCACGGAGGCACCGCGCGGGCTGCTCTACCACCGCTACGAGCTCGACGCCGACGGCCTGATCACCGATGCGCGGATGGTGCCGCCGACCGCGCAGAACCAGGGCGCGATCGAGGACGACCTGCGGCGGATCGCCCAGCGGGCCCTCGCCGAACAGGGCATGGACGACGCGGCGTTGACCCATCTGTGCGAGCGGGCGATCCGCAACCACGACCCGTGCATCTCGTGCTCCACCCATTTCCTCGACCTGACGGTCGTCCGGACCGCAGGAGACACCGCGGGAGGCTCTGATGTCTGA
- the hypD gene encoding hydrogenase formation protein HypD, translated as MKYLDEYRDPALARRLLDELRRTTTRPWRIMEVCGGQTHTLVRQGIDELLPAGMRMIHGPGCPVCVTPLETLDRAMAIAARPGVILTSFGDMLRVPGSDTDLLSLRARGADVRVVYAPMDAVRLAAAHPEREVVFLAVGFETTAPANATAVLHAARLGLANSSMLVSHVLVPPAMTALLDDPDCDVQAFLAAGHVCAVMGWREYEPIAARYQVPIVVTGFEPLDLLEGILMAVRQLESGRFEVRNQYARAVRRAGNTDAQDAVREVFQVTDRAWRGIGALPDSGLELRQKYRLFDAARRFDVGGLRPVEDAECIAGAILTGAKLPTDCAAYSTRCTPRHPLGAPMVSSEGTCAAFHAAGRTPTRSTS; from the coding sequence ATGAAATACCTCGACGAGTACCGCGACCCGGCGCTCGCCCGACGTCTGCTGGACGAGCTGCGGCGCACGACCACGCGCCCGTGGCGGATCATGGAGGTGTGCGGCGGCCAGACCCACACCCTGGTCCGGCAGGGCATCGACGAACTGCTGCCGGCCGGGATGCGGATGATCCACGGCCCGGGCTGCCCGGTCTGCGTCACACCGCTGGAGACCCTGGACCGGGCCATGGCCATCGCCGCCCGGCCCGGCGTGATCCTCACCAGCTTCGGCGACATGCTGCGCGTGCCCGGCAGCGACACCGACCTGCTGTCGCTGCGGGCGCGCGGGGCGGACGTACGGGTGGTGTACGCCCCGATGGACGCCGTACGGCTGGCAGCCGCCCACCCGGAACGTGAAGTCGTCTTCCTGGCCGTGGGGTTCGAGACGACGGCCCCCGCCAACGCGACGGCCGTGCTGCACGCGGCCCGCCTCGGGCTCGCGAACTCTTCGATGCTGGTCAGTCACGTCCTCGTACCGCCCGCGATGACGGCCCTGCTCGACGATCCCGACTGCGATGTGCAGGCGTTCCTGGCGGCCGGGCATGTGTGCGCGGTGATGGGCTGGCGGGAGTACGAGCCGATCGCCGCCCGGTATCAGGTGCCGATCGTGGTGACCGGGTTCGAGCCGCTGGACCTGCTGGAGGGCATCCTGATGGCCGTACGGCAGCTGGAGTCGGGCCGGTTCGAGGTGCGGAACCAGTACGCGCGTGCCGTGCGGCGGGCCGGGAACACCGACGCGCAGGACGCGGTCCGCGAGGTCTTCCAGGTCACCGACCGGGCCTGGCGCGGGATCGGGGCGCTGCCCGACAGTGGGCTCGAACTCCGCCAGAAGTACCGGTTGTTCGACGCCGCCCGGCGGTTCGACGTGGGCGGGCTGCGTCCCGTCGAGGACGCCGAGTGCATCGCGGGCGCCATCCTGACCGGGGCGAAGCTGCCCACCGACTGCGCGGCGTACAGCACCCGTTGTACGCCCCGCCATCCCCTGGGCGCGCCCATGGTGTCGTCCGAGGGTACCTGTGCCGCCTTCCACGCGGCCGGGCGCACGCCGACGAGGAGCACGTCATGA
- a CDS encoding Rv1733c family protein, giving the protein MTRTVRRRVRKVRLWRWRPSPLLRRSDIVEAWLLLALCCLAVAAGAVAGMVTAHAVEQSLDDRRTQRHAVAAVLVQDATDTVTSTTSSDDYSWAKVRWTAADGSSRTGLARVEPGIKAGSTARVWLDRQGKLVPPPVSSEEAELQGVVLGAATAVCVCALVLPLGWVLHGRLDRGRMAQWDAEWAEVGPRWGHKTG; this is encoded by the coding sequence ATGACACGGACAGTGCGCCGGAGGGTACGGAAGGTGCGGCTGTGGCGCTGGCGGCCCAGTCCGCTGCTGCGCCGCAGTGACATCGTCGAGGCCTGGCTGCTGCTCGCCCTGTGCTGTCTGGCCGTCGCCGCGGGAGCCGTCGCGGGCATGGTGACCGCGCACGCGGTGGAGCAGAGCCTCGACGACCGCAGGACGCAACGCCATGCCGTTGCCGCCGTCCTCGTGCAGGACGCCACCGACACGGTCACCTCGACCACGTCGTCCGACGACTACTCCTGGGCCAAGGTCCGCTGGACGGCCGCGGACGGCTCGTCCCGCACCGGACTGGCCCGGGTCGAACCCGGCATCAAGGCAGGCAGCACGGCCCGGGTGTGGCTGGACCGACAGGGCAAACTCGTCCCTCCTCCCGTGAGCAGCGAGGAAGCCGAGCTCCAGGGCGTCGTGCTGGGCGCGGCGACCGCGGTGTGCGTCTGCGCCCTCGTCCTGCCCCTCGGCTGGGTCCTGCACGGGCGCCTGGACCGGGGCCGCATGGCGCAGTGGGACGCGGAGTGGGCCGAGGTCGGTCCGAGGTGGGGTCACAAGACCGGCTGA